The Eleginops maclovinus isolate JMC-PN-2008 ecotype Puerto Natales chromosome 10, JC_Emac_rtc_rv5, whole genome shotgun sequence nucleotide sequence GTCAGTATCCCCTTTAGATGTCCGACAATCCTCAGAGGTTATGTCCCCTAAACACTGAAGTGGTATGTCCTCatcacagaaaataataaacctATTAAGCTGATTCATCGTGACGCTGTCCTGCTGGGTCACCATGTTTGAATCCTTTTTGATCAAGCTGAAAATGTCCTGCATGTTTAGAATAAGTCTAGTCCATGGGGTTTCCTTTGGGTAATCTGGGACAAAAGAAACCAAGGAAGAGAGGGTTGAATTCCGATGTCGAGGAGGGGTAGAGATAGGTTTTGGCGGCGCTACCCGACTCGATCTGCAGTCACTGTTCCTCCATAACTCAGAGGATGCAGTTCCTCTCTGATCGAGGATGCAGGTGATGGACTGCAGCTCTTCATCAGCCTGGACCATCTGACCTGAGGATATGAACAGCTGGAGCTCTTCATTCCTGCAAGGTAATGCATATTCAAATTAGTATTTTATGCATTGGTTCTGTTGATTATGTAATTATGAACAAATCAAAACGTGCAAAGACTCACTACAAAGCCCAAGAAGAAGGGGCACAAGCACGTCCTGAAGAGATGGACAAAGCTCCTCCCTTTCTACTCTCCTTCATAGGACCTTATTTCAGATAAAAGTTAAAAACGGTAATCAATGGGAAAAAACCCCGAAAATAATCCTATCTGAATCGTGCAATGAATTACACGCATAATGTTAATTCATTTATCAGACAATTGTCGAAGAGTAAGTCGCAGTTTGTTGTAACGCTATTGAGTTTTAAATTTGACTTACAGTACATCTCTGGTCACGCACAAGCTAGCTAGGTaccatgtctttttttatcagcGACTTCTGATGTCTTTATCTTCCTGGGAAGTGTAAGAATAAGCAAGATCCGTTGCTTGTGAGAGAACTGTACTTCCCGTTACAAAAAGACACTGAAAGTTATTAGGCCAATTTATGCACGTTGTGGTTGAATGCTCTTTCTAATTATGTAGTTTCACAGCCTCATAATTCAATACTTTTACAAATATGTTTGGCTCCCTAACTTGCAAAATGATCTTAAATTGAAAAACATCGTATGTGTATCTCAAGACACAATTCAAGTAGAATCACAAAGTCTGTTTCTCTTTAACTACCATTGTTTCTGTTCAAAATGAGGTCCCTTTTTGCAGTAATTTTGTCTTTGCTTGTGGTTGTTCTCAGTGTCTTTGTGGCAGGTTTTTCCCCTTTTAGTTGTTGTcgttctgtttgtgtgtctttgcagttgttttgcatttctttgtcatcattttcagtttccctgtggtcattttgagtcCCCACCTGTTTGATACTTTGAGTGACAAGTCTTCTCCCTAAATTCAGAAAgagcatatacagtggggcaaaaaagtatttagtcagccaccaattgtgcaagttctcccttttaaaaagatgagagaggcctgtaattttcatcataggtatacctcaactatgagagacaacatgagaaaaaaaaatccaggaaatcacattgtaggatttttaatgaatttattttcaaattattgtggaaaataagtatttggtcaataacaaaagttcatctcaatactttgttacataccctttgttggcaatgacagaggtcaaacgttttctgtaagtcttcacaaggttttcacacactgttgctggtattttggcccattcctccatgcagatctcctctaaagcagtgatgttttggggctgtcgctgggcaacacggactttcaactccctccaaagattttctatggggttgagatctggagactggctaggccactccaggaccttgaaatgcttcttacgaagccactccttcgttgccctggcagtgtgtttgggatcactgtcatgctgaaagacccagccacgcttcatcttcagtgcccttgctgatggaaggaggttttcactcaaaatctcacgatacatggccccattcattctttcctttacacggatcagtcgtcctggtccctttgcagaaaaacagccccaaagcatgatgtttccacccccatgcttcacagtaggtatggtgttctttggatgcaactctgcattcgttctcctccaaacacgacgagttgagtttttaccaaaaagttctattttggtttcatctgaccatatgacattctcccaattctcttctggatcatccaaatgccctctagcaaacttcagacgggcctggacatgtactggcttaagcagggggacacgtctggaactgcaggatttaattccctggcggcgtagtgtgttactgatggtagcctctgttactttggtcccagctctctgcaggtcattcactaggtccccccgtgtggttctgggatttttgctcaccgttcttgtgatcattttgaccccacggggtgagatcttgcgtggagccccagatggagggagattagcagtggtcttgtatgtcttccattttctaataattgctcccacagttggtttcttcacaccaagctgcttacctattgcagattcagttttcccagcctggtgcaggtctacaattttgtctctggtctcctttgacagctctttggtcttggccatagtggagtttggagtatgactgtttgaggttgtggacaggtgtcttttatactgataacgagttcaaaaaggtgccattaatacaggtaacgagtggaggacagaggagcctcttaaagaagaagttacaggtctgtgagagccagaaatcttgcttgtttgtaggtgaccaaatacttattttaccgaggaatttaccaattaattcattaaaaatcctacaatgtgatttcctggattttttttctcattctgtctctcatagttgaagtgtacctatgatgaaaattacaggcctctctcatctttttaaatgggagaacttgcacaattggtggctgactaaatacttttttgccccactgtagcaAAAGAAGTATAATGTCATTAgttaaatgtgtcattgtttttagtGACTGTTTAGGGCCTAGTCAAAGGGTTCTTGGTTTTTCGCTGGTGCCCACTGACTGgctctttaattaaaaataataagtcagcttttcttaaaataatctCCTGTTGCCGACAATACTATTCCATTTCTGTCTTATCCATTGGAAATGTAAGAGGTCAGCTGCAGTGCACAGACAGCCCCTCAAGTGTCTGTTAAGAACAGGATGTACTAAAACTGATGAAACAgcgcgcacacaaacacatgcattattTGGCCACTCACTCCGGAGCCTGAATAAATATCGGGGCCCATCCATCCGCGGAGACAAAGACGCAATAGGAAACTTTTACCGCTCTGCAGTAACTAAGCAACCGCTGGATGAGTGACTCAGGAAAGGAAGAGGGGAGCTGACTCACAGCAGCGGTGACGTAAAGGATGTGAAAGGACACACACTACTgtaggtcacacacacacacacacacacacatgcatgcatgcaataGGCCGTGAAGCCTGTAATCTGCCCAGTTTCAGGTAAATTAACACCCGACTGTGTAACAGGTGGAGGGGCTCAGGGTAAAAACAGATTATAATCAGCCGGTACACAAATAGACATCCATTAGTCCACCGAAAAAAAGACGGAAACATCCAAGTTAATGTGataaaaacatctaaattaTACCTTTTCTTGATGTCTTTGTCACTGCATCTCTTTTTAGAAAGCCAATTAAAACCGTCCAGTGAAATCACCAGCATAGCTCCATCCCTGAAGTATTTTAACTCTGcaaaaagaaagggaggaacATATGTTTTAAACAGATATGCATTGCTTTCAAAATGTGCTGCATCATGACGCTGCAAAATGTGTTGCAACACCCCCTGCATCCTCACCACGCATGACACCAGCATATTTCTTTTTCCTACCTTGCATTGTGCGAGCCCCGCTCATTTACTCTTACTGCACGGCGGACGCTGAGGCATTGAGGGGAACCATATGGACGGAGAGAGGGGATGGAGGTTATgcacagaaaaagagaggaggaggagggggggaatgAAATAAGGAGAGTAGATCAGAGGAGGTAGTGAGTGGaggtgatgaagagagaggatGTGAGGACAGAGGAAGGACAAAGAGCTCAGATTTACAGCGAGCACCCTGGAGGCTGCTGGCctgtctgcagcagcacagtgcAGGAAGGGGATCAATATCTTACCGGGCTAATGCAACACAACAGCAGAGTGGATGTCACAGTGACAATTCTTAACAGTTTTACCATGCCTACATTCATTCAAACACAAGAGCAGTGACAGTGGCAATGCACAACAAACATATCTTTTGGTTTCCATGTAGTGGACTCAAAATAATTGAAGAATTCctcttgttttgttgttgccattaatacgttttttatttgtcattttaggAGCTTTATTTCTAGTCCTTTTCCCATTACCTTCACAACTTGATAATTATACCTCTCTTCAACACCATTGCACCAGATAATCCATGACAGTATAAAGCTCTTCATTCTCCAGAATTCTCTAGAAACCAGCTTTTAAATGACTATATGATGAGTTCATACTGAGCTGTCATCACAACAAAAGATAATATGGAGATCGGTCACCCAGTTCCTCAAGTGGACTGAGTAATAGATAAATACCCTatactttttatgtatttactcGTTGGATAAATGGTGGTTCAAATGTAAGTGATACCACTGTGAACACTAGAGTGTGGTGTTACAGtggtttttgttgtgtttgacaTTATTAGATGTCAATTAGACCATAAAGatgtaaatatattattctTGATAAAGCGATttggaacatttatttatacactAAACTGATCAGATTAAAATTGCGTACTGTTTTTGGTGCATGGTCTTACCAGGTGCAGCAGTGAACATTAGCTCCCTCTAGAGGCTGACAGCAGAACAGCAGGCAGCAcggaggcagaggagagaactgcagcagctcttcatttATTCTCAggtgatcaaaaacaaacatgaaattaCACTTTTGAAATGTGGTGTCTATACATACATTGCCATAAAGTATGAAACAATAACTCTGTGTACACATTTGACTATTACTGTTCTTCCATTGATGCAGCTACTTCAACTTGTAACATCGGTGGACAAAGTAtgcattacttttacttaagtacaagtagTAATACCGAAGTTATAAAGTACAAAACTATTCATCAAAATGTTCTTACCATGCAAAAATCAAATGTCCCATACATCCCTGCCTGCAGGAGGAGCTCATCCCTTACAGAGTGTTAGCTTACAGAGTTGACATCAGGTCAAACACGCTTATtgcacaacatgttttttcagaatatatattattaaactCTTATTATTGATGCGATCAATGTGTCCATCACTTTTATGTGGCAGCTGGTAAGGCAGCTGGGAGTTTACTAAATATACAGCTGGGTAACAGAGGGTCAATGCAGTTTCATTATAACCCGTTGGAATTGTGCAATGAGTTTGTTCATCTCAAAGAGAACTGTTAAGGGAAAGAAAGTCATAGTTGATCATAACATTTAGTGGTTTGTGCACATTATATTACAATAGGAGGATGAAACCctgtttatttgtcacacatacatgcacacacagtgaaattcgATCACTGCATTTAACCcttcctagtactaggagcagtgggcagctatcgttcagcgcccagggagcaaaGGGCTTGTTCAAGAGCACCCAGGAGGTAAACTGAGGCCTCTACAAGAAGCAGTCCAGACTCCATATTTTAGGGCTGTTCGGGGCCTTGAACCGGCGAGCCTAAAGCtcccagtccaagtccctaatgactgagccactgccagaCAATATGTTACCACTTTAAATCTCTGTAAcataaaatgatacatttatttagttttattaatcTGCGTCTTCAAAGTATAACCAACATTATGAAACGAATGAAGTGAAGATAAATGACCATTATTTGCCTCTTAGCTTTAGAGTACAAAGTAGTAGTAAAGTAAAGTACCTTACACTTCTACTTATggacagtacttgagtaaatgtacttaattgcTGTCCAGCACTGATTTTTACTAATTCAAATAGAATAGATTCTTACAACTTCTATACTACAATTACTCTTAATGTGCTCCAGTACTTAAGCTGCTGCTGTAATTTGCACTGTAACATTCATCCCTTTCATCATGTAACTTCCAAACAGCCACATTTATTAATAAGTTCCCGCTGGTACAGTCCTCCCCCTGGCAACAAAATCACTGATGCTGGAGTTCTGCTTcacacacccagacagcatcAGGATGCTGTTCCCAGGAGGCAACAGATAACCCCCATTCAGTCCACCTCTGGTGTCCAAAAGAGCTATCAATAACAGAAACAGTGTCAGAAACGGAGGATTCTGAAACAAAAGAGATGGACGGATGGTGTCTTCACTCTTcctgtcattttgttttttttttgctaaacctccccccctcccttcagTTCAATGTGAACTTGTCCCCGGCAACCTGCGCCCATATCAGGTTAGCCGGAGCCCTGTTCACAGTACTGTGTTTCTGTACAGTCAACTCTTTTTTCCCTGGACTTAGCAGTACATGCGAGGACGCCATACAGTCGCTGCAGCAGAAAGCCTTCTCCATGGCACAAAATGGGAGCTTATTCTGGCACAATCTATTTTCACGTCTGAGGAATGAGTGATGTGTGCTGCCTGGTTCTCTCAATATCTGATATCTCGACAGCTTCTGCATCCAAGTGTCAGAGGATAGAGTGATGCGTGTTCGGTTTCAGGCTGTCTGACTGAATCAGGCCTTATAGTTATATTTTATGATTACACTTAGCGTCTTTGATCCAAAACAATTTACTATAAGTGCAATTAAACATCAGGACACAAATTACAGAACGTCAATCAGAACACCATTAATTATCTTCTGCTTTAAGTAAGGGTGAATATCATTTCTCCACTGATCTCCTGTTCTCCTTTAGTCAGAAGTGTGCCTGCCAAGTCTCCGGAGAAATGTCTCAATGCTGCTGCATACCATGGATGCATGCAGGGAAACTGACCCTCCAGGGCTCTAACAGGTGAACTAAAATAAGGAATGTGTCTGCTGTGCTAAAGAGGGTGAGAACAAGCCCAAGCGCTCCAGCTTGAATTTTTTCAATTAGTAACTTTGCTATGTCTTAAAAGTGCTCCGATTGAGTTGTAACGGGCACAGTGTGCGCCAGGAGAACTGAACAACTATCCTTTTACACTGCAGGCGCAGAAACATCAGATCCAGCCGGCAGATGCGAGTGACACCGAGCAATCCGTGAGAGGAGGGTAATTGGAGATCTCTGGGCTTATTCTGAGCATGCAGGGAAACACACCGATCGAGTCCTGAAGAAGGAACAcgagtggagctgctgagtcTCTGTGCAACACCAATGGTGATAGGGGCTCTGCAAAGCGCTGTGGGTAATATGGGGAAACATCCAGTCAGGACGCCGGTGGTGCTGTTTGCAGCCTTTATTTGGACACAGCAGGGTCTCGgggggctgcagaggagagaggggcaGAGGGAGGGAAACGTGACACTAAAATAACAACTACAGAGTGGTAAACATGTCACTGTTGTGTACATATTTGAGCAAGGTGTAGCTTCAACGGTGATAAAATTGTAATGCACTCTTCAGTCTGCATGTTACGTAAGCTGTACTGTTTTTGAGTCAGACATGACAGGTGACACCAGACGAGACATGGAAGACAAGGCAATACAAAAGAAGGGGCACAGAGGAAAGCCTGAGGAGGAATTAAAGAAGAGGAAGTAAAGATACAGGGTAATGATGGTGGTCATTATAGGATAGTTAGACCTCACTCTGGAGTTATTTGCATTACACTCAGTTTTTATACACATGAGCACATGCACTAACAGGACCACATGCAATGTAggggagaggtggcagagcgaAAGGGCTGCCATTCATGAACTACCAGTCCACCAGTTGTATTTTGGTCCGGTCAGGAGGAGCCTAGTCCATACAGACTGAGCTACAGTACTGCCGcccaaaacattacatttttaaagaggtttTAGGAGTagcttgttaaatgttttaagatTTTTTACAAGGACATAAGGTTATCTAGGGAACTGTTTTCAAGGctttacatttaatgtaattaaaggcttagtattttacttttttaaataaatacaaacgtAATCGCACACCCGAAAATATAAATtaagtaacaaaaacaacagaagttatacatgcagaaatactgtacacacacctaAAGGGGCAGCGTGTATCACAAAGGGtagaatatgtttgtttttttgccataTTAATTTCAATTACAACCAATAATCACTTTACAAATCAATgcacctaacacacacacaccctgagggATGGACACATCCTCTGGTTGTGAATAGAGGGACTAATTTGTTGAGCAACCGTGAACTCCCTTTGAAAGGAGAGGGGACTTTTCGCATAGGCGGAAGATTACATCTCCTTAGAAGTGTTTGCTGACAAAGACCCTTTAATATGATGACACGAACATGTAATCCATCTCGGATCACTGGTGGGATATTTATGAGCCTCTGTTGACAGCAGTACACCTGCTCTTCCTTAGGCCAGACCTGGGAACTCTGCCCGTCTGAACTAGCACCGCTGCTGCCAAAAGCACCGCCAGATTGGGGGATGTGTGAGTCTGTAAAGAaagggggagagtgtgtgtttgtagcacacagacagagacaggaggagagactaatgtgtgtatgtaaggGGGAGTTTGGATAGGTGGAAGTAAGTCTATCTTTAATTATTTCCAAGTGCTACTGTATAAGAGCGGGATTAGGGAAAGTCATTTGTTACTCCATCATTCACCATATACAATCCCTTCCACACTGAGGGAGAAATGGATATTGTGCAAAGCATAGTTGGCAGAACAAGAGCCTGCTGAAAGACAAAAGtgtacatgttggcattcaaTGGTGCGCTCTGTTGCATTAATGGGAGAAAGAAATGAGTTTTTTTCAGAGGTTTAAAAGGCATTCAGCAAAGGTATTTGTATTTGGAATCAGAGAGAATATCCGTTTTTATAATTATGCAGCCATTCATTAACAAATTGATCAAATTGTACAGTGAAAACTTCAATCGAGACACAATGTGTGTGATTTTCTTAAAAGAACAATGTTTAAACGTATTCCAATCCTCCCAATACTCACTTACGACCCACTAGAGGCGTGCGTCTGTAACTGCATGACCCCTTCACCTATTTCTCTCTTGGGAACTTTTCTGGCCGTCAACCTCTAAACCATCGCGACCAGGTGCCAGATTATAAGCGTGCATCGGATAGTAAGCTTTGACAACGGTGCAAGAAACACATATAAAGCGAGGCGATGTCACATTAAACGCTAAGCACACAAAGATGGTTCCAAAACAGACGTGAGTGAATATCGGGTTTGGCTTTCGCTCGCTGGAGAGCTCCACCCCCCCGCTGAGCCGAGAGGACGAGCCaactctaaatgtgtgtttacaaaaTCTACTCCGTGTCCCCTTAAAGCTCTCATCAGCATTGGTTTTCTTTCAGCTGTGGCATTGTGTAAGAAACACAAGGAATACACATGAATGCACATTTCATATACTTAGATAAACAGTATCAATGCATAGTTTATATTCAATATGTGTTGAACTGTGTTTGAGAAACTTTATAACTCTCagaatttcaatttcaatttgtttgttgttttggagtGTCTGAATGTATACAATAGATCATGAAAATCGAGACAAAACTCACTAATAAATCAACAACTAATAgaagaaattgtgttttttctacaGCATGTCGTTGCAGTGGTCTACCACTAGACGGCAGTAGTGTGCTAGAGTCAGCCTCAGTGTTGGTAATAGGGTTGAGGATTTGtcaagcacacactcacacaaccacacacacacacacacacacacaaacacacacacacacacacacacacaaaataaatgtaaacttggttagaataaataaaggaagagCAAgaccttcatttaaaataaatatgtcctcTAACCAAATTTAAAAACTAGAGACCAgagcaagaaaaagaaaactaaaatgtaaaaactattATATAATTCTGCTGCTAAAGCCAGTGGGGAAAGGCCTGTGCCTGTCTGTCACTTCATGCGGATTGAGCAACGACTGCAACTGCGTATGAATGTACACACTTACCTCATCCCACCCTGTAACCAATCCACTGCTGAGGGAGCAGCTTAGCAGGCAAAAGGATATTTCAGCCCCTAACATAAAGTTAACACAcgtttgacacacacacacgagtgtAGAGGAATTGAGTAGAAATATCAGGAGTGCTGACGTTTCAAAAAAGAGCGCAGGGAAGGTGTTGAAAAGCGGggctctgacctctgacccgaGACAAATAGTAGGCCGGGACAGCTGTGGGACCCTTCGACTAACGTGTTAATGGCGGAGCTGAGTTCAAGCGCTCGTTGACAGAGctctcatttacacacacacacacacacacacacacacacacacacacacacacacacacacacacacacacacacac carries:
- the LOC134871326 gene encoding uncharacterized protein LOC134871326 isoform X1 produces the protein MSGARTMQELKYFRDGAMLVISLDGFNWLSKKRCSDKDIKKRNEELQLFISSGQMVQADEELQSITCILDQRGTASSELWRNSDCRSSRVAPPKPISTPPRHRNSTLSSLVSFVPDYPKETPWTRLILNMQDIFSLIKKDSNMVTQQDSVTMNQLNRFIIFCDEDIPLQCLGDITSEDCRTSKGDTDWHFSDNNMLVTAHAPNTNNSNRNKYELVIRDHFNNLKSLLKSCQIYGAPGELSVVNADGGIRKSVSFDDEVIVYLFDQESPTMELHPEACPSLPDVTLDDTGLEWEDDFSALEKNCHFQCVTHSQQHTLPLPTPSTAALSRRLFLSQTCLFLTHVTEADLEP
- the LOC134871326 gene encoding uncharacterized protein LOC134871326 isoform X2, encoding MFTAAPELKYFRDGAMLVISLDGFNWLSKKRCSDKDIKKRNEELQLFISSGQMVQADEELQSITCILDQRGTASSELWRNSDCRSSRVAPPKPISTPPRHRNSTLSSLVSFVPDYPKETPWTRLILNMQDIFSLIKKDSNMVTQQDSVTMNQLNRFIIFCDEDIPLQCLGDITSEDCRTSKGDTDWHFSDNNMLVTAHAPNTNNSNRNKYELVIRDHFNNLKSLLKSCQIYGAPGELSVVNADGGIRKSVSFDDEVIVYLFDQESPTMELHPEACPSLPDVTLDDTGLEWEDDFSALEKNCHFQCVTHSQQHTLPLPTPSTAALSRRLFLSQTCLFLTHVTEADLEP